In the Blochmannia endosymbiont of Camponotus sp. genome, TCTTTTGTGCAAATAAAATAGGACATGCTGGAACTTTAGACCCTTTGGCTACAGGAATGCTTCCTGTCTGTTTTGGAAAGGCAACTAAATTTGCTAAATATTTGTTGAATTGTGACAAAAGATATAAAGTAATAGCTCAATTGGGAGCAAGTACCAATACTTTTGATTCAGATGGAATAATTGTTCGTGTTGCATCTGTACAACTAAATAATACTAAACTAAAACAATGTTTAGAATCTTTTAAAGGAGTAAAAAATCAGATTCCTCCTATGTTTTCATCATTAAAATATCGTGGACTGCCTTTATATAAATATGCTAGAAAGGGAATAACTGTTCCTAGAAAACCTAGGATAGTGCATATATATAATCTAAGTCTTCTTAAAAAGACAGAAAATATTATCGAGTTAGATGTTAGTTGCTCTAAAGGAACTTACATTAGGAGTATGATAAATGATATTGGGGAAGCCTTAGGTTGTGGAGCACACGTCGTAGCATTGCGTCGTTTATCAGTTGGAAAATATATCTCCTCTTCTATGATAAATATAAAAACCCTGGAAACTATTTTTTATAATGATTCTTTTGACGATTTAGAAGCTTTTTGTAAGTTAGATGAATTATTAATACCAATGCATTCGATTGCGCTTGAACGCACTAAATATAGTTAATAAT is a window encoding:
- the truB gene encoding tRNA pseudouridine(55) synthase TruB encodes the protein MNRYNNRLIRDINGVLLLDKPKGISSSSLLNKINKFFCANKIGHAGTLDPLATGMLPVCFGKATKFAKYLLNCDKRYKVIAQLGASTNTFDSDGIIVRVASVQLNNTKLKQCLESFKGVKNQIPPMFSSLKYRGLPLYKYARKGITVPRKPRIVHIYNLSLLKKTENIIELDVSCSKGTYIRSMINDIGEALGCGAHVVALRRLSVGKYISSSMINIKTLETIFYNDSFDDLEAFCKLDELLIPMHSIALERTKYS